A section of the Oncorhynchus nerka isolate Pitt River linkage group LG3, Oner_Uvic_2.0, whole genome shotgun sequence genome encodes:
- the LOC135559500 gene encoding zinc finger protein 384-like isoform X4 has protein sequence MEDSHFNSQYFWSPVPVQGQIENAMFLKQLKDQEKNTSFPSSHYQTTMLTVPKQEGGGQGQGGHLHPPHTQNITVVPVASTGIMTAAGLVITTPQGTQLVSPASSSQSFVSGHPTMIVSTLHTPEKKQEGGTPQVIVMPTPLKRGRKKKSTLGRGVLSGGHTLSAGNEALILAHLASGGQVVMSSQHYTTDPYDLANEDENHGGKDCNKTYRCRMCAVTFFSKSDMQIHSKSHTEAKPHKCPHCSKSFANSSYLAQHIRIHSGAKPYTCSYCQKSFRQLSHLQQHTRNHTESKPHKCPHCSKSFANSSYLAQHIRIHTGVKPYTCSFCQKSFRQLSHLQQHNRIAERRIWRARLHFSHASVGSTQETGLISVFIRAVRNPSHNSPTYSLTDGSTTRTNPSSAPTVTVVTRTQPVWKSICPLTRSNMPSSTPVASATAHTPLRRTW, from the exons ATGGAGGATTCCCATTTTAACTCTCAGTACTTCTGGTCCCCTGTGCCTGTACAAGGACAG ATTGAGAATGCCATGTTCCTGAAGCAACTGAAGGACCAGGAGAAGAACACTTCGTTCCCCTCCTCTCATTACCAGACAACCATGCTCACTGTCCCCAAGcaggagggaggggggcagggCCAAGGGGGTCACCTACACCCCCCTCACACCCAGAACATCACTGTGGTGCCCGTAGCTTCCACTGGTATCAtgacagcag CGGGTCTGGTCATCACTACCCCTCAAGGTACACAGCTggtctctcctgcctcctcctctcagtccttTGTCTCTGGACATCCCACCATGATCGTCTCTACACTGCAcactccag AGAAGAAACAGGAAGGTGGAACCCCCCAGGTGATCGTCATGCCGACACCTTTGAAGCGAGGAAGGAAGAAGAAGTCAACACTAGGGAGGGGTGTGCTTTCCGGTGGCCACACCCTCTCTGCTGGAAATGAGGCGTTGATTCTGGCTCACTTGGCGTCAGGGGGGCAG GTGGTTATGTCTTCGCAGCATTATACAACTGACCCGTACGACCTCGCCAACGAAGACGAGAACCATGGCGGGAAAGACTGCAACAAGACCTACAG GTGCCGGATGTGTGCTGTGACCTTCTTCAGTAAGTCAGACATGCAGATCCACTCCAAGTCTCACACAGAGGCCAAGCCCCACAAGTGTCCCCACTGCTCCAAGTCATTCGCCAACTCCAGCTACCTGGCCCAGCACATCCGCATCCACAGCGGGGCCAAGCCCTACACCTGCTCCTACTGCCAGAAGTCCTTTAGACAGCTCAGTCACTTACAGCAGCACACACG AAACCACACTGAGTCCAAGCCTCACAAGTGTCCCCACTGCTCCAAGTCATTTGCCAACTCCAGCTATCTGGCCCAGCACATCCGCATCCACACAGGGGTGAAACCGTACACCTGCTCTTTCTGTCAGAAGTCCTTCAGACAGCTCAGTCATCTACAGCAGCACAACAG GATAGCTGAAAGGAGAATATGGAGGGCCCGTTTACATTTCTCCCATGCTTCTGTAGGATCCACACAGGAGACAGGCCTTATAAGTGTGTTCATACGGGCTGTGAGAAATCCTTCACACAACTCTCCAACCTACAG TCTCACAGACGGCAGCACAACAAGGACAAACCCTTCAAGTGCACCAACTGTAACCGTGGTTACACGGACGCAGCCAGTCTGGAAGTCCATCTGTCCACTCACACGGTCAAACATGCCAAGCTCTACTCCTGTGGCCTCTGCAACCGCACATACACCTCT GAGACGTACCTGGTGA
- the LOC135559500 gene encoding zinc finger protein 384-like isoform X1 has translation MEDSHFNSQYFWSPVPVQGQIENAMFLKQLKDQEKNTSFPSSHYQTTMLTVPKQEGGGQGQGGHLHPPHTQNITVVPVASTGIMTAAGLVITTPQGTQLVSPASSSQSFVSGHPTMIVSTLHTPEKKQEGGTPQVIVMPTPLKRGRKKKSTLGRGVLSGGHTLSAGNEALILAHLASGGQVVMSSQHYTTDPYDLANEDENHGGKDCNKTYRCRMCAVTFFSKSDMQIHSKSHTEAKPHKCPHCSKSFANSSYLAQHIRIHSGAKPYTCSYCQKSFRQLSHLQQHTRNHTESKPHKCPHCSKSFANSSYLAQHIRIHTGVKPYTCSFCQKSFRQLSHLQQHNRIHTGDRPYKCVHTGCEKSFTQLSNLQSHRRQHNKDKPFKCTNCNRGYTDAASLEVHLSTHTVKHAKLYSCGLCNRTYTSETYLVKHMQKHNSDPLTAAAVAAAQHSQQNQSHTQNQGGSHGQGRGEGTDSGAVRAGGQGGDHGQGQNQGSYSQAETASCPFDLHQYKTVAAGDIQFKSVSVADLATHKDLCLTVATSTIQVEHLNS, from the exons ATGGAGGATTCCCATTTTAACTCTCAGTACTTCTGGTCCCCTGTGCCTGTACAAGGACAG ATTGAGAATGCCATGTTCCTGAAGCAACTGAAGGACCAGGAGAAGAACACTTCGTTCCCCTCCTCTCATTACCAGACAACCATGCTCACTGTCCCCAAGcaggagggaggggggcagggCCAAGGGGGTCACCTACACCCCCCTCACACCCAGAACATCACTGTGGTGCCCGTAGCTTCCACTGGTATCAtgacagcag CGGGTCTGGTCATCACTACCCCTCAAGGTACACAGCTggtctctcctgcctcctcctctcagtccttTGTCTCTGGACATCCCACCATGATCGTCTCTACACTGCAcactccag AGAAGAAACAGGAAGGTGGAACCCCCCAGGTGATCGTCATGCCGACACCTTTGAAGCGAGGAAGGAAGAAGAAGTCAACACTAGGGAGGGGTGTGCTTTCCGGTGGCCACACCCTCTCTGCTGGAAATGAGGCGTTGATTCTGGCTCACTTGGCGTCAGGGGGGCAG GTGGTTATGTCTTCGCAGCATTATACAACTGACCCGTACGACCTCGCCAACGAAGACGAGAACCATGGCGGGAAAGACTGCAACAAGACCTACAG GTGCCGGATGTGTGCTGTGACCTTCTTCAGTAAGTCAGACATGCAGATCCACTCCAAGTCTCACACAGAGGCCAAGCCCCACAAGTGTCCCCACTGCTCCAAGTCATTCGCCAACTCCAGCTACCTGGCCCAGCACATCCGCATCCACAGCGGGGCCAAGCCCTACACCTGCTCCTACTGCCAGAAGTCCTTTAGACAGCTCAGTCACTTACAGCAGCACACACG AAACCACACTGAGTCCAAGCCTCACAAGTGTCCCCACTGCTCCAAGTCATTTGCCAACTCCAGCTATCTGGCCCAGCACATCCGCATCCACACAGGGGTGAAACCGTACACCTGCTCTTTCTGTCAGAAGTCCTTCAGACAGCTCAGTCATCTACAGCAGCACAACAG GATCCACACAGGAGACAGGCCTTATAAGTGTGTTCATACGGGCTGTGAGAAATCCTTCACACAACTCTCCAACCTACAG TCTCACAGACGGCAGCACAACAAGGACAAACCCTTCAAGTGCACCAACTGTAACCGTGGTTACACGGACGCAGCCAGTCTGGAAGTCCATCTGTCCACTCACACGGTCAAACATGCCAAGCTCTACTCCTGTGGCCTCTGCAACCGCACATACACCTCT GAGACGTACCTGGTGAAACACATGCAGAAACACAACTCAGACCCGCTCACTGCAGCGGCGGTGGCTGCTGCACAGCACTCTCAGCAGAACCAAAGCCATACCCAGAACCAGGGAGGTTCTCATGGCCAAGGCCGAGGAGAGGGCACTGATAGTGGGGCAGTCCGAGCCGGAGGACAAGGTGGAGATCATGGACAAGGACAAAACCAGGGTAGCTACTCTCAGGCAGAGACGGCATCCTGCCCTTTTGACCTGCACCAGTATAAAACAGTTGCTGCAGGGGACATCCAGTTCAAATCAGTCAGTGTGGCAGACCTAGCGACCCACAAGGACCTCTGTCTCACCGTGGCTACCTCCACCATTCAGGTGGAGCACCTAAACTcatag
- the LOC135559500 gene encoding zinc finger protein 384-like isoform X2 has protein sequence MFLKQLKDQEKNTSFPSSHYQTTMLTVPKQEGGGQGQGGHLHPPHTQNITVVPVASTGIMTAAGLVITTPQGTQLVSPASSSQSFVSGHPTMIVSTLHTPEKKQEGGTPQVIVMPTPLKRGRKKKSTLGRGVLSGGHTLSAGNEALILAHLASGGQVVMSSQHYTTDPYDLANEDENHGGKDCNKTYRCRMCAVTFFSKSDMQIHSKSHTEAKPHKCPHCSKSFANSSYLAQHIRIHSGAKPYTCSYCQKSFRQLSHLQQHTRNHTESKPHKCPHCSKSFANSSYLAQHIRIHTGVKPYTCSFCQKSFRQLSHLQQHNRIHTGDRPYKCVHTGCEKSFTQLSNLQSHRRQHNKDKPFKCTNCNRGYTDAASLEVHLSTHTVKHAKLYSCGLCNRTYTSETYLVKHMQKHNSDPLTAAAVAAAQHSQQNQSHTQNQGGSHGQGRGEGTDSGAVRAGGQGGDHGQGQNQGSYSQAETASCPFDLHQYKTVAAGDIQFKSVSVADLATHKDLCLTVATSTIQVEHLNS, from the exons ATGTTCCTGAAGCAACTGAAGGACCAGGAGAAGAACACTTCGTTCCCCTCCTCTCATTACCAGACAACCATGCTCACTGTCCCCAAGcaggagggaggggggcagggCCAAGGGGGTCACCTACACCCCCCTCACACCCAGAACATCACTGTGGTGCCCGTAGCTTCCACTGGTATCAtgacagcag CGGGTCTGGTCATCACTACCCCTCAAGGTACACAGCTggtctctcctgcctcctcctctcagtccttTGTCTCTGGACATCCCACCATGATCGTCTCTACACTGCAcactccag AGAAGAAACAGGAAGGTGGAACCCCCCAGGTGATCGTCATGCCGACACCTTTGAAGCGAGGAAGGAAGAAGAAGTCAACACTAGGGAGGGGTGTGCTTTCCGGTGGCCACACCCTCTCTGCTGGAAATGAGGCGTTGATTCTGGCTCACTTGGCGTCAGGGGGGCAG GTGGTTATGTCTTCGCAGCATTATACAACTGACCCGTACGACCTCGCCAACGAAGACGAGAACCATGGCGGGAAAGACTGCAACAAGACCTACAG GTGCCGGATGTGTGCTGTGACCTTCTTCAGTAAGTCAGACATGCAGATCCACTCCAAGTCTCACACAGAGGCCAAGCCCCACAAGTGTCCCCACTGCTCCAAGTCATTCGCCAACTCCAGCTACCTGGCCCAGCACATCCGCATCCACAGCGGGGCCAAGCCCTACACCTGCTCCTACTGCCAGAAGTCCTTTAGACAGCTCAGTCACTTACAGCAGCACACACG AAACCACACTGAGTCCAAGCCTCACAAGTGTCCCCACTGCTCCAAGTCATTTGCCAACTCCAGCTATCTGGCCCAGCACATCCGCATCCACACAGGGGTGAAACCGTACACCTGCTCTTTCTGTCAGAAGTCCTTCAGACAGCTCAGTCATCTACAGCAGCACAACAG GATCCACACAGGAGACAGGCCTTATAAGTGTGTTCATACGGGCTGTGAGAAATCCTTCACACAACTCTCCAACCTACAG TCTCACAGACGGCAGCACAACAAGGACAAACCCTTCAAGTGCACCAACTGTAACCGTGGTTACACGGACGCAGCCAGTCTGGAAGTCCATCTGTCCACTCACACGGTCAAACATGCCAAGCTCTACTCCTGTGGCCTCTGCAACCGCACATACACCTCT GAGACGTACCTGGTGAAACACATGCAGAAACACAACTCAGACCCGCTCACTGCAGCGGCGGTGGCTGCTGCACAGCACTCTCAGCAGAACCAAAGCCATACCCAGAACCAGGGAGGTTCTCATGGCCAAGGCCGAGGAGAGGGCACTGATAGTGGGGCAGTCCGAGCCGGAGGACAAGGTGGAGATCATGGACAAGGACAAAACCAGGGTAGCTACTCTCAGGCAGAGACGGCATCCTGCCCTTTTGACCTGCACCAGTATAAAACAGTTGCTGCAGGGGACATCCAGTTCAAATCAGTCAGTGTGGCAGACCTAGCGACCCACAAGGACCTCTGTCTCACCGTGGCTACCTCCACCATTCAGGTGGAGCACCTAAACTcatag
- the LOC135559500 gene encoding zinc finger protein 384-like isoform X3, whose protein sequence is MEDSHFNSQYFWSPVPVQGQIENAMFLKQLKDQEKNTSFPSSHYQTTMLTVPKQEGGGQGQGGHLHPPHTQNITVVPVASTGIMTAAGLVITTPQGTQLVSPASSSQSFVSGHPTMIVSTLHTPEKKQEGGTPQVIVMPTPLKRGRKKKSTLGRGVLSGGHTLSAGNEALILAHLASGGQVVMSSQHYTTDPYDLANEDENHGGKDCNKTYRNHTESKPHKCPHCSKSFANSSYLAQHIRIHTGVKPYTCSFCQKSFRQLSHLQQHNRIHTGDRPYKCVHTGCEKSFTQLSNLQSHRRQHNKDKPFKCTNCNRGYTDAASLEVHLSTHTVKHAKLYSCGLCNRTYTSETYLVKHMQKHNSDPLTAAAVAAAQHSQQNQSHTQNQGGSHGQGRGEGTDSGAVRAGGQGGDHGQGQNQGSYSQAETASCPFDLHQYKTVAAGDIQFKSVSVADLATHKDLCLTVATSTIQVEHLNS, encoded by the exons ATGGAGGATTCCCATTTTAACTCTCAGTACTTCTGGTCCCCTGTGCCTGTACAAGGACAG ATTGAGAATGCCATGTTCCTGAAGCAACTGAAGGACCAGGAGAAGAACACTTCGTTCCCCTCCTCTCATTACCAGACAACCATGCTCACTGTCCCCAAGcaggagggaggggggcagggCCAAGGGGGTCACCTACACCCCCCTCACACCCAGAACATCACTGTGGTGCCCGTAGCTTCCACTGGTATCAtgacagcag CGGGTCTGGTCATCACTACCCCTCAAGGTACACAGCTggtctctcctgcctcctcctctcagtccttTGTCTCTGGACATCCCACCATGATCGTCTCTACACTGCAcactccag AGAAGAAACAGGAAGGTGGAACCCCCCAGGTGATCGTCATGCCGACACCTTTGAAGCGAGGAAGGAAGAAGAAGTCAACACTAGGGAGGGGTGTGCTTTCCGGTGGCCACACCCTCTCTGCTGGAAATGAGGCGTTGATTCTGGCTCACTTGGCGTCAGGGGGGCAG GTGGTTATGTCTTCGCAGCATTATACAACTGACCCGTACGACCTCGCCAACGAAGACGAGAACCATGGCGGGAAAGACTGCAACAAGACCTACAG AAACCACACTGAGTCCAAGCCTCACAAGTGTCCCCACTGCTCCAAGTCATTTGCCAACTCCAGCTATCTGGCCCAGCACATCCGCATCCACACAGGGGTGAAACCGTACACCTGCTCTTTCTGTCAGAAGTCCTTCAGACAGCTCAGTCATCTACAGCAGCACAACAG GATCCACACAGGAGACAGGCCTTATAAGTGTGTTCATACGGGCTGTGAGAAATCCTTCACACAACTCTCCAACCTACAG TCTCACAGACGGCAGCACAACAAGGACAAACCCTTCAAGTGCACCAACTGTAACCGTGGTTACACGGACGCAGCCAGTCTGGAAGTCCATCTGTCCACTCACACGGTCAAACATGCCAAGCTCTACTCCTGTGGCCTCTGCAACCGCACATACACCTCT GAGACGTACCTGGTGAAACACATGCAGAAACACAACTCAGACCCGCTCACTGCAGCGGCGGTGGCTGCTGCACAGCACTCTCAGCAGAACCAAAGCCATACCCAGAACCAGGGAGGTTCTCATGGCCAAGGCCGAGGAGAGGGCACTGATAGTGGGGCAGTCCGAGCCGGAGGACAAGGTGGAGATCATGGACAAGGACAAAACCAGGGTAGCTACTCTCAGGCAGAGACGGCATCCTGCCCTTTTGACCTGCACCAGTATAAAACAGTTGCTGCAGGGGACATCCAGTTCAAATCAGTCAGTGTGGCAGACCTAGCGACCCACAAGGACCTCTGTCTCACCGTGGCTACCTCCACCATTCAGGTGGAGCACCTAAACTcatag